The proteins below come from a single Bryobacter aggregatus MPL3 genomic window:
- the rpoB gene encoding DNA-directed RNA polymerase subunit beta, translated as MQQSSSTPAYRPNQPITRVDFSRIKSSIPIPNLIEVQKLSYERFLQMDLLPDERDEIGLQSVFKSVFPITDFRGLSQLDFVDYAIGNWECKCSALKGLNHLRSVCRQCGSTIKTDPFHAGDVLCHHCGTFNKNIVTFCNRCGDPVGLQLKYDIPECEERGMTFSAPLKVTIRLTVYDKDPDNPDPKAKTVRDIKEQEVFFGEIPLMTPNGTFVINGTERVIVSQLHRSPGVFFERVPAAGYHLGKIIPYRGSWVEFEYDNKNYLFVRIDRKRKFYGTVFLRALGFKSDEQIIKAFYTDTLSRISLKKGKLMLGVADSLRNQKLSFPILNKAGETIVTQGKKITSSVFKLIKENKVTEVEVAPNDLEGAHFAADVIDMETGEILAEANHKLTETHFSKFLDASIESIEIFFPERDEVGVVISETIRKDEKKSQAESLLEIYRKLRPGDPPTLDTATQLFQGMFFDPRKYDFSRVGRMKFNIKIHDDEKFVPEGWVEKQEELKKDGKQSFTNPLDRRTLDHGDFISTIKYLLKLRRSIGAVDDIDHLGNRRVRAVGELLENQFRIGLVRMERAIKEKMSVYQEMSTAMPHDLVNAKPVMAAIREFFGSSQLSQFMDQTNPLSEITHKRRLSALGPGGLSRERAGFEVRDVHPTHYGRICPIETPEGPNIGLISSLSCFARINDYGFIESPYRRVEDGHVVDEVKILNPGDTSYKVNDIIKRHELEKANKALGKDKQLAEFESYSDYLSAWEEDKYIIAQANIPLDEKGKITAELVNARQAGNFVLKTVNEVQYMDVSPKQLVSVAASLIPFLENDDANRALMGSNMQRQAVPLLRADSPVVGTGMEKVTARDSGAVVICKRAGIVDSVDSERIIVRVDGGGVAEGQMSREVGADIYPLTKFKRSNQNTCINQKPIAYIGQRVRKGDVLADGPCTDAGELALGRNVLVAFMPWRGYNFEDAIVISEKMVKEDYYTSIHIEEFEIEARDTKLGPEEITRDIPNISESFLRNLDESGIIRIGATVKPGDILVGKVTPKGETQLTPEEKLLRAIFGEKAGDVKDASLYCPPGIEGVVVDAKVFSRKGADLDERSKLIQEEEVQRLDRNLADEKRILNDERSKRLENMLGGRILQADLHDEKTNKKLLSKGQEITRDLLEKMRSRDLKRMRLDKKDPLLNEKLDEIEDMTSRQIAVLEKITEEKKAKLKKGDELPPGVIKLVKCYIAMKRKLSVGDKMAGRHGNKGVIARIVPEEDMPYLPDGTPVEIVLNPLGVPSRMNVGQILETHLGWAARALGVKFATPVFDGATEKDIKEQLSKAGLPSSGKIKLVDGMTGMVFEQPVTVGYIYMLKLSHLVDDKIHARSIGPYSLITQQPLGGKAQFGGQRFGEMEVWALEAYGAAYILQELLTAKSDDVYGRAKIYEAIVKGEAAAEPGVPESFNVLIRELQSLCLDVELMKMKKLTEDEDAPVDTALAAD; from the coding sequence ATGCAACAGTCTTCTTCTACACCGGCTTATCGCCCAAATCAGCCGATTACTCGAGTCGACTTCTCCCGAATCAAGTCCTCCATTCCGATCCCTAACCTGATCGAAGTGCAAAAGCTCTCCTACGAGCGCTTTCTGCAGATGGATTTGCTTCCGGATGAACGCGACGAAATCGGTTTACAGAGTGTTTTCAAGAGCGTCTTTCCAATCACAGATTTCCGCGGTCTTTCCCAACTGGATTTTGTCGATTACGCCATCGGCAATTGGGAATGCAAATGTAGCGCGCTGAAGGGGCTCAACCACCTTCGCAGCGTTTGCCGCCAGTGCGGCTCCACCATCAAGACCGATCCCTTCCATGCCGGCGATGTGCTTTGCCACCATTGCGGCACCTTCAACAAGAACATCGTTACCTTCTGCAACCGTTGCGGTGACCCGGTTGGCCTCCAACTGAAGTACGACATTCCGGAGTGCGAAGAGCGCGGTATGACCTTCTCGGCTCCGCTGAAGGTCACCATCCGGCTCACGGTGTACGACAAGGATCCGGACAATCCCGATCCGAAGGCCAAGACCGTCCGCGACATCAAGGAACAGGAAGTCTTCTTCGGCGAAATCCCGCTGATGACTCCCAACGGCACCTTTGTCATCAACGGCACCGAGCGCGTCATCGTCAGCCAGCTCCATCGTTCCCCGGGTGTGTTCTTCGAGCGCGTTCCCGCAGCCGGATACCATCTCGGCAAGATCATCCCGTATCGCGGTTCGTGGGTGGAGTTTGAATACGACAATAAGAACTACCTCTTCGTTCGCATTGACCGTAAGAGAAAGTTCTACGGCACCGTGTTTCTCCGCGCGCTTGGTTTCAAGAGCGATGAGCAGATCATCAAGGCCTTCTACACCGACACCCTGTCGCGCATCAGCCTCAAGAAGGGCAAGCTCATGCTCGGGGTTGCCGATTCTCTGCGCAACCAGAAGCTCAGCTTTCCCATCCTGAACAAGGCTGGCGAAACGATCGTCACCCAGGGCAAGAAGATCACCTCTTCGGTCTTCAAGCTGATCAAGGAAAACAAGGTCACTGAAGTGGAAGTGGCCCCGAACGATCTCGAAGGCGCGCACTTTGCCGCCGACGTCATCGACATGGAAACCGGTGAGATCCTCGCCGAAGCGAACCACAAGCTGACCGAGACCCACTTCTCGAAGTTCCTCGATGCCAGCATCGAGAGCATCGAAATCTTCTTCCCCGAGCGGGACGAAGTCGGTGTCGTCATCAGCGAGACCATCCGCAAGGATGAAAAGAAGAGCCAGGCCGAGAGCCTGCTTGAAATCTACCGCAAGCTACGGCCGGGCGATCCGCCTACCCTCGACACGGCGACCCAACTCTTTCAGGGGATGTTCTTCGACCCCCGCAAGTACGACTTCTCGCGCGTCGGCCGCATGAAGTTCAACATCAAGATCCACGACGACGAAAAGTTCGTTCCGGAAGGCTGGGTCGAAAAGCAGGAAGAGCTGAAGAAGGACGGCAAGCAGAGCTTCACCAACCCGCTCGATCGCCGCACTCTCGATCACGGCGACTTCATCTCGACCATCAAGTACCTGCTCAAGCTGCGCCGCAGCATCGGCGCCGTCGATGACATCGATCATCTCGGCAATCGCCGCGTCCGCGCTGTCGGCGAACTGCTCGAGAACCAGTTCCGCATCGGTCTGGTCCGCATGGAACGCGCCATCAAGGAAAAGATGAGCGTGTACCAGGAGATGTCCACTGCCATGCCGCACGACTTGGTCAACGCCAAGCCGGTCATGGCGGCCATCCGCGAATTCTTCGGCTCCTCGCAGCTTTCGCAGTTCATGGATCAAACGAATCCATTGTCAGAAATCACCCACAAGCGCCGTCTCTCGGCTCTTGGACCGGGTGGTCTGTCGCGCGAACGTGCTGGTTTCGAAGTCCGCGACGTCCATCCGACGCACTATGGCCGCATCTGTCCAATCGAAACGCCGGAAGGTCCGAACATCGGTCTCATCTCGTCGTTGTCCTGCTTTGCCCGCATCAATGATTACGGCTTCATCGAATCGCCCTACCGGCGTGTCGAAGACGGCCATGTCGTTGACGAAGTGAAGATCCTGAACCCGGGCGACACCTCCTATAAGGTCAATGACATCATCAAGCGTCATGAGCTGGAGAAGGCGAATAAGGCTCTCGGCAAGGACAAGCAACTTGCGGAATTCGAGTCCTACTCCGACTATCTGAGCGCTTGGGAAGAAGACAAGTACATCATCGCGCAGGCGAACATCCCGCTCGACGAAAAAGGCAAGATCACCGCTGAGCTGGTCAACGCCCGTCAGGCCGGTAACTTCGTGTTGAAGACGGTCAACGAAGTGCAGTACATGGACGTCTCGCCCAAGCAGCTCGTCAGCGTCGCCGCCTCATTGATTCCGTTCCTTGAGAACGACGACGCGAACCGCGCGCTCATGGGTTCGAACATGCAACGCCAGGCCGTACCGCTGCTCCGCGCCGACTCTCCTGTCGTCGGAACCGGTATGGAGAAGGTCACCGCCCGCGACTCGGGCGCGGTGGTCATCTGTAAGCGTGCCGGCATCGTCGATTCGGTCGACTCCGAACGCATCATCGTTCGCGTGGACGGCGGCGGCGTGGCCGAAGGCCAGATGTCGCGCGAAGTCGGCGCCGACATCTATCCGCTCACCAAGTTCAAGCGTTCCAACCAGAACACCTGCATCAACCAGAAGCCGATTGCCTACATTGGGCAGCGCGTGCGCAAGGGCGATGTGCTGGCCGACGGTCCTTGCACCGACGCCGGCGAACTCGCTCTCGGCCGCAACGTGCTGGTGGCCTTCATGCCCTGGCGCGGTTATAACTTCGAGGACGCCATCGTCATCTCCGAAAAGATGGTGAAGGAAGACTACTACACTTCGATCCATATCGAAGAGTTCGAAATCGAAGCCCGCGACACGAAGCTCGGACCGGAAGAAATCACCCGCGACATTCCGAATATCTCGGAATCCTTCCTGCGCAATCTCGACGAGAGCGGCATCATCCGCATCGGCGCGACTGTGAAGCCGGGCGACATTCTCGTCGGCAAGGTCACGCCGAAGGGCGAAACCCAGTTGACGCCGGAAGAGAAGCTCCTCCGTGCGATCTTCGGCGAAAAGGCCGGCGACGTGAAGGATGCCTCGCTGTACTGCCCGCCTGGAATCGAAGGCGTGGTGGTTGATGCGAAGGTCTTCTCGCGTAAGGGCGCTGATCTTGACGAGCGCTCGAAGCTGATCCAGGAGGAAGAGGTCCAACGCCTCGACCGCAACCTGGCTGACGAAAAGCGGATCCTGAACGACGAGCGTTCAAAGCGTCTCGAGAACATGCTCGGCGGCCGCATTCTGCAAGCCGACCTGCATGATGAAAAGACGAACAAGAAGCTGCTCTCCAAGGGCCAGGAGATCACCCGCGACCTGCTGGAGAAGATGCGTTCGCGCGACTTGAAGCGCATGCGCCTCGACAAGAAGGACCCCCTTCTCAACGAGAAACTCGACGAGATCGAAGACATGACCTCGCGTCAGATCGCCGTTCTCGAAAAGATCACCGAAGAGAAGAAGGCGAAGCTCAAGAAGGGCGACGAACTGCCCCCGGGTGTCATCAAGCTCGTCAAGTGCTATATCGCGATGAAGCGCAAGCTCAGCGTCGGTGACAAGATGGCCGGCCGCCACGGCAACAAGGGTGTCATTGCCCGCATCGTTCCCGAAGAAGATATGCCCTATCTTCCCGACGGCACGCCTGTCGAAATCGTGCTGAATCCGCTCGGCGTTCCTAGCCGTATGAACGTCGGTCAGATTCTCGAAACCCACCTCGGTTGGGCTGCCCGCGCGCTCGGCGTGAAGTTCGCAACACCTGTATTTGACGGCGCCACGGAGAAGGATATCAAGGAGCAGCTCTCGAAGGCTGGCCTGCCTTCTTCGGGCAAGATCAAGCTGGTCGACGGCATGACCGGTATGGTCTTTGAACAGCCTGTCACTGTCGGCTACATTTACATGCTCAAGTTGAGCCACTTGGTGGACGACAAGATCCACGCGAGAAGCATTGGACCGTACTCGCTCATCACTCAGCAGCCGCTGGGCGGTAAGGCGCAGTTCGGTGGACAGCGCTTCGGTGAGATGGAAGTCTGGGCGCTCGAAGCTTATGGCGCCGCTTACATCCTGCAGGAACTGCTCACTGCCAAGTCGGATGACGTTTACGGCCGCGCGAAGATTTACGAAGCCATCGTCAAGGGTGAGGCTGCGGCCGAACCTGGAGTCCCGGAGAGCTTCAACGTATTGATTCGCGAGTTGCAATCGCTCTGTCTCGACGTCGAACTGATGAAGATGAAGAAACTCACGGAAGACGAAGACGCTCCCGTGGACACCGCCCTGGCGGCGGACTAG
- a CDS encoding thermonuclease family protein, whose product MSGKGKRLVQLLILCLAWNASSWAGEIRGRVVGVVDGDTVRILVDREERRVRLAGIDAPEKGQAFGTRAKQALSELVFGRELGLIDRGQDRYRRTLAILRLDDGTIVNEWLVEQGWAWHYRQYSKDQKLERLETAAREAHRGLWVDPHPLPPWEFRKKSQGKSINQVETGTSR is encoded by the coding sequence TTGAGCGGGAAGGGAAAGAGGCTCGTCCAGCTCCTGATCCTCTGCCTTGCCTGGAATGCTTCCTCCTGGGCGGGGGAAATCCGGGGGCGCGTTGTCGGTGTGGTGGATGGCGATACGGTACGGATCCTGGTCGATCGGGAAGAGCGGCGGGTGCGTCTGGCCGGAATCGATGCTCCGGAAAAAGGGCAAGCTTTCGGGACACGTGCCAAGCAGGCGCTGAGCGAATTGGTGTTTGGGCGAGAGCTTGGGCTGATCGATCGTGGTCAGGATCGCTATCGAAGGACCTTGGCCATCCTCCGGCTGGACGACGGCACAATTGTGAATGAGTGGCTCGTCGAACAGGGTTGGGCATGGCACTACCGGCAGTATTCGAAGGACCAGAAACTGGAACGCTTGGAGACGGCAGCCAGAGAGGCCCATCGTGGCCTCTGGGTCGATCCTCATCCGCTTCCTCCCTGGGAATTTCGAAAGAAAAGCCAAGGAAAATCGATAAATCAAGTAGAAACAGGAACTTCCAGGTAA
- a CDS encoding TIGR00730 family Rossman fold protein → MKRICVFCGSSRGARPEYLSAATTFGECLAQQGLELVYGGARVGLMGAVADAVLAAGGNVIGVIPEALMVKEVAHGGIKDLRVVGSMHERKALMAELSDAFVAMPGGYGTLEELCEILTWTQLGLQRKYVSVLNTLGFFDRLLDLFDHLVAEGFLLPDHRNLLLVDKDPARLIRTLQTAKLPTLREKWVEELRKSELLD, encoded by the coding sequence ATGAAACGGATTTGCGTCTTCTGTGGCTCCAGCCGAGGCGCGCGCCCCGAATATTTGAGCGCGGCAACCACCTTTGGGGAATGTCTGGCGCAGCAAGGACTGGAGCTTGTCTACGGCGGGGCGCGTGTCGGGCTGATGGGCGCGGTTGCTGACGCGGTTCTCGCCGCTGGCGGCAATGTGATTGGCGTGATTCCGGAAGCGCTCATGGTGAAGGAAGTCGCCCATGGCGGGATCAAGGACCTGCGCGTTGTTGGCTCGATGCACGAACGAAAGGCGCTGATGGCCGAGCTCTCCGATGCCTTTGTCGCGATGCCCGGTGGCTACGGAACCCTCGAGGAACTCTGCGAGATCCTCACCTGGACGCAACTTGGTCTGCAACGGAAGTATGTGAGTGTCCTGAACACGCTCGGCTTCTTTGACCGGCTTCTCGATCTCTTCGACCATCTGGTTGCCGAAGGCTTTCTTCTGCCTGATCATCGTAACTTGCTACTGGTAGACAAGGACCCCGCACGCCTGATTCGCACCCTCCAAACCGCCAAGCTCCCCACGCTCCGTGAGAAGTGGGTTGAGGAACTGAGAAAGTCTGAGCTGCTCGATTGA
- a CDS encoding glycoside hydrolase family 43 protein, whose protein sequence is MTNQKLFAQLLGLLVLCSALASAKDRYLFSFFRNNGEDGLYLAESTDGLNWTPLNGDKPVLKPEVGESRLIRDPSITLGPNGVYHMVWTTSWQGRTLGYASSRDLKTWSPQRTITPFGDSSDVLNCWAPELYYDAPSKSYLIIWASTFSGKFPATLGQGNKEYNHRLYSTKTKDFQSFSKAELFYDPGFIVIDGALFWDGKRYGMVAKNETQTPPAKYLFLTFADSLNGPWTPPSANISGPEWAEGASPLKIGDYWYIYFDKYRDHKYGAIRSKDLKTWEDVSAQIRLPKGMRHGTAFRAGRKQ, encoded by the coding sequence ATGACGAATCAAAAGCTCTTTGCCCAACTCCTCGGCCTTCTGGTTCTCTGCAGTGCTCTCGCGTCAGCCAAAGATCGCTATCTGTTCTCTTTCTTTCGCAACAATGGCGAAGATGGCCTCTATCTGGCGGAAAGTACGGATGGCCTCAACTGGACGCCGCTCAATGGCGACAAGCCGGTCCTCAAGCCGGAAGTGGGCGAATCGAGACTCATTCGTGATCCGTCGATCACTCTCGGTCCCAATGGGGTCTATCACATGGTCTGGACCACCTCCTGGCAGGGCCGGACGCTTGGCTATGCGTCCTCTCGCGATCTCAAGACCTGGTCTCCCCAGCGCACCATCACTCCTTTCGGCGATTCTTCGGACGTCCTCAATTGCTGGGCTCCCGAGCTTTACTACGACGCTCCCTCCAAGAGCTATCTCATCATCTGGGCTTCGACCTTTTCCGGGAAGTTTCCAGCCACGCTAGGGCAGGGAAACAAAGAGTACAATCACCGTCTTTACTCCACTAAAACCAAAGACTTTCAGTCTTTTTCTAAAGCAGAACTTTTCTATGATCCGGGCTTCATTGTGATTGATGGAGCACTCTTCTGGGATGGAAAGCGTTATGGGATGGTGGCGAAAAACGAGACCCAGACTCCCCCGGCGAAATACCTGTTCCTGACCTTTGCCGACAGTCTGAATGGTCCCTGGACGCCGCCGAGTGCGAACATCAGTGGTCCGGAATGGGCTGAAGGCGCCAGCCCGCTCAAAATTGGTGACTACTGGTACATCTACTTCGACAAGTACCGCGATCACAAGTACGGAGCCATCCGCAGCAAAGATCTCAAGACTTGGGAAGATGTCAGCGCGCAGATTCGTCTGCCGAAAGGAATGCGGCACGGGACGGCCTTCCGTGCAGGCCGAAAGCAATGA
- a CDS encoding amidohydrolase produces the protein MRLRIALFSLAVPALLLAQSPSLEQLKKEAISNIDGRTKMVQEIVDMVFSFGELGFQEVETSRYLTGILEKNGFQVQRGVAGMPTAWVASWGSGKPTIGFITDIDGIPRASQKPGVAFHDPIIEGAPGHGEGHNSGNAVNIVAALALKDLMTKHKIPGTIKLYPGVAEELVATKAFYIRAGLLKDVDIMLGCHVGRELATSYGHPAINSGLVSVQFTFKGEAAHAAGAPWKGKSALDAVEIMNVMWNYKREHLRPEQRSHYVIVNGGDQPNVVPSEATVWYYFREEDFARIKELHEFGTTMAKAAAMATGTTVSQRVVGSAWPNHFNKPLAEVQQKNMELVGMPLWTEADQALARELQREIQAPKVDPLPTSVKPLDAPAAWRGGGSDDVGDISWVMPMVYLRYPANIPNLPGHSWADAISMATPIAHKGSTVGAKVQATTALDYLLQPELVEQAWKYFREVQTKDQKYQPLISASDQPAIELNRDKMDSYREKMRKYYYDPSKYSSYLEQLGIQYPVLRKKDEQPQK, from the coding sequence ATGAGACTCCGCATCGCTCTGTTCTCCCTTGCCGTGCCGGCGCTGCTACTCGCGCAAAGCCCTTCGCTCGAACAACTGAAAAAGGAAGCGATCTCCAATATCGACGGACGCACCAAGATGGTGCAGGAGATTGTCGACATGGTGTTCAGCTTTGGCGAACTTGGTTTTCAGGAAGTGGAGACCTCCCGCTACCTGACAGGCATCCTCGAGAAGAACGGCTTCCAGGTGCAACGCGGTGTTGCCGGAATGCCGACGGCCTGGGTGGCGAGTTGGGGATCGGGCAAGCCGACGATCGGGTTCATCACCGACATCGACGGAATTCCGCGGGCTTCTCAAAAGCCTGGGGTGGCATTCCACGATCCGATTATTGAGGGAGCGCCGGGCCATGGAGAGGGTCACAATTCCGGCAACGCGGTGAATATTGTCGCAGCGCTGGCATTGAAAGATCTGATGACCAAGCACAAGATCCCAGGAACGATCAAACTCTATCCGGGTGTTGCAGAAGAACTGGTGGCGACCAAGGCGTTCTACATCCGGGCCGGGCTCCTGAAAGATGTCGACATCATGCTCGGTTGCCATGTCGGGCGGGAATTGGCGACATCTTATGGGCATCCAGCGATCAATAGCGGACTGGTCTCGGTCCAGTTCACCTTTAAGGGCGAGGCGGCCCATGCGGCAGGCGCCCCATGGAAAGGCAAGAGTGCGCTCGATGCCGTCGAAATCATGAACGTGATGTGGAACTACAAGCGCGAACACTTGCGGCCCGAACAGCGTTCGCACTACGTCATCGTCAACGGCGGGGACCAACCGAATGTCGTGCCCAGCGAAGCGACCGTCTGGTATTACTTCCGCGAAGAAGACTTTGCACGCATCAAGGAGTTGCACGAGTTTGGCACCACCATGGCCAAGGCCGCGGCGATGGCCACCGGCACCACCGTTTCTCAGCGAGTGGTGGGCTCCGCCTGGCCGAATCACTTTAACAAGCCGCTGGCAGAAGTGCAGCAGAAGAATATGGAACTGGTGGGCATGCCCCTCTGGACGGAGGCGGATCAGGCGCTGGCCCGCGAGTTGCAGCGCGAGATCCAAGCACCCAAGGTGGACCCGCTCCCCACCAGCGTGAAACCACTGGACGCCCCGGCGGCGTGGAGGGGCGGCGGGTCCGACGATGTGGGCGACATCTCCTGGGTGATGCCGATGGTGTATCTGCGCTATCCAGCCAATATTCCGAATCTGCCCGGCCATAGCTGGGCCGACGCGATCTCGATGGCAACCCCGATCGCCCATAAAGGATCAACCGTGGGCGCGAAGGTACAGGCCACGACGGCACTCGATTATCTGTTGCAACCGGAGTTGGTGGAGCAAGCGTGGAAGTACTTCCGCGAAGTGCAGACGAAGGATCAGAAGTACCAGCCCCTGATCTCCGCCAGCGATCAACCGGCGATCGAGCTGAATCGCGACAAGATGGACAGCTATCGCGAGAAGATGCGCAAGTACTATTACGATCCCAGCAAGTACAGCAGCTACCTGGAACAGTTGGGCATCCAGTATCCGGTCTTGCGGAAAAAAGATGAGCAGCCTCAGAAATAG
- a CDS encoding META domain-containing protein: MKRVIALGFVCFALCAENAPLVETQWRLKQVAEEPYTPGKGQKKPYLILKAQGNHVIGFSGCNRLTGSYKLIGTKLEFGPVAGTRMACAQGMEIEMKFLQMLPMVKTWKVKDQGLDLFDATERKIGHFEAASEKEKEPEPEKAKQKK, from the coding sequence ATGAAACGAGTTATTGCACTAGGATTCGTCTGTTTTGCCCTATGCGCGGAAAATGCGCCCTTGGTCGAAACACAGTGGAGATTGAAGCAAGTTGCCGAGGAACCCTACACTCCAGGCAAGGGACAAAAGAAGCCCTACTTAATTCTGAAGGCGCAGGGAAATCATGTCATTGGCTTTAGTGGCTGCAATCGCCTGACGGGCAGCTACAAATTGATCGGGACCAAGCTCGAGTTCGGACCTGTGGCGGGCACCAGGATGGCGTGCGCACAAGGCATGGAGATCGAGATGAAGTTCCTGCAGATGCTCCCCATGGTGAAGACGTGGAAGGTGAAGGATCAGGGGCTCGATCTGTTCGATGCAACCGAGCGTAAGATCGGACATTTTGAAGCGGCGAGCGAAAAGGAGAAAGAGCCCGAGCCGGAAAAAGCGAAGCAGAAGAAATAG
- a CDS encoding MoaD/ThiS family protein codes for MASLRFTQNIQRHVACPNLQVPGKTLQEALDAYFAIHPRARGYVLDDQGALRQHMAIFVDGEQLRDILHFSDALRENSVVDVVQALSGG; via the coding sequence GTGGCAAGCCTGCGCTTTACTCAGAACATCCAGCGGCACGTTGCCTGCCCCAATCTTCAGGTCCCAGGCAAGACACTGCAAGAGGCGCTCGATGCCTATTTTGCGATCCACCCGCGAGCGCGCGGCTATGTCCTTGATGACCAGGGCGCGCTGCGCCAGCACATGGCGATTTTCGTGGACGGCGAGCAGCTACGGGACATATTGCATTTCAGTGATGCGCTAAGAGAAAATTCCGTTGTGGATGTTGTACAGGCTCTCTCTGGAGGATAA
- a CDS encoding WD40/YVTN/BNR-like repeat-containing protein yields the protein MSKRCHIATRKGLFSLARGAQGWSIEKSNFIGDNCTLVMHDPRDQSLIAALNHGHFGVKLHKSNDHGDSWREIATPKYPEKPADYQPAAPLEGKAADWSLKLVWALTPGGADEPGVLWCGTLPGGLFRSEDGGESWELNRPLWDHPLREKWFGGGADHPGIHSICVDPRDSKHVTIGVSCGGVWETRDGGASWEHTGTGMRAEFMPPELQFDPNVQDPHLVVQCQADPDALWVQHHNGIFRSTNGGALWQEIAGVKPSAFGFAVSVHPKNPQTAWFVPAVKDEKRYPANGRMVVNRTRDGGKTFEELTAGLPQEHAYDLVYRHALDVDEKGATLAFGSTTGSLWLSEDEGDQWTTVSSNLPPIYAVRFEKNL from the coding sequence ATGAGCAAACGTTGCCATATTGCAACTCGAAAAGGCTTGTTCTCGCTCGCACGAGGAGCACAGGGCTGGTCGATCGAGAAGTCTAACTTTATCGGGGACAACTGCACCTTGGTGATGCATGACCCGCGCGACCAGAGTCTGATTGCCGCTTTGAATCACGGCCATTTTGGAGTGAAACTCCACAAGTCCAACGACCATGGCGATAGCTGGCGGGAGATTGCCACGCCGAAGTATCCAGAGAAGCCGGCAGACTACCAACCGGCAGCGCCCCTCGAAGGCAAGGCTGCAGATTGGTCCTTAAAGCTGGTCTGGGCGTTGACGCCCGGAGGCGCCGATGAACCTGGCGTGTTGTGGTGTGGCACCTTGCCCGGGGGATTGTTTCGCAGCGAGGACGGCGGCGAGAGCTGGGAATTGAATCGGCCGCTCTGGGATCATCCCTTGCGGGAGAAATGGTTCGGTGGCGGCGCCGATCATCCTGGCATCCATTCGATCTGCGTGGACCCGAGAGACTCCAAACATGTCACGATTGGGGTGTCTTGCGGAGGTGTCTGGGAAACCCGCGATGGTGGTGCGAGTTGGGAACATACGGGTACTGGAATGCGTGCCGAGTTTATGCCGCCCGAATTGCAATTTGATCCGAACGTGCAGGACCCGCATCTCGTTGTCCAGTGCCAGGCGGATCCCGATGCACTGTGGGTACAGCATCATAACGGAATCTTTCGCTCGACTAACGGGGGAGCCTTGTGGCAGGAGATTGCGGGAGTCAAGCCTTCCGCCTTTGGATTTGCTGTCTCCGTCCATCCCAAGAATCCGCAAACGGCTTGGTTTGTCCCTGCCGTGAAGGATGAGAAACGTTATCCAGCGAACGGGCGCATGGTGGTGAATCGAACTCGCGACGGTGGAAAGACCTTTGAAGAGCTCACGGCCGGTCTGCCGCAAGAACATGCCTACGACCTGGTGTACCGCCATGCCCTTGATGTCGATGAGAAAGGCGCAACGCTTGCCTTTGGTTCGACAACCGGCTCTCTGTGGCTGAGCGAAGACGAAGGCGATCAATGGACCACCGTCTCCTCGAACTTGCCGCCCATCTACGCCGTTCGCTTTGAGAAGAATCTTTAG
- a CDS encoding ankyrin repeat domain-containing protein has protein sequence MAMLEEILEGRTDLVFEYIAAGESASATDEDGTSLLQWCAYYGDVSAMKLLLQQGATLGSLGRNLDLNGAAFHGHWRLVKFLIDQGADVNLPLEDTGETPLHAALCTANRLARNRVLRVLLAHGANPNVATIPNVETGAFMRDCRTKGETPLHRAAAFGDEGAIQMLLDSTAVIDARDANGETPLSWASWYCRPIPILRKLLYGRHRISASYGDGMEANLLGNPMP, from the coding sequence ATGGCAATGCTGGAAGAAATCCTGGAAGGACGTACCGACCTGGTTTTTGAGTATATTGCCGCGGGAGAATCTGCATCCGCGACAGATGAAGACGGCACCTCACTACTCCAGTGGTGTGCCTATTACGGCGACGTGAGCGCGATGAAGCTTCTGCTCCAACAGGGGGCAACGCTTGGCTCCCTGGGCCGGAATCTCGATCTCAATGGCGCCGCATTTCATGGCCACTGGCGGCTGGTAAAGTTTCTTATCGATCAGGGCGCGGATGTCAATCTGCCCTTAGAGGATACAGGCGAAACGCCGCTCCACGCCGCACTCTGCACCGCAAACCGCCTGGCGCGCAACCGCGTGCTGCGTGTACTTCTCGCTCACGGAGCAAACCCCAATGTGGCGACCATTCCGAATGTGGAGACCGGAGCGTTCATGCGCGATTGCCGGACCAAAGGGGAGACGCCTCTGCATCGTGCCGCTGCGTTTGGGGACGAAGGAGCAATTCAGATGCTTCTCGATTCCACTGCCGTGATCGACGCGCGGGATGCCAACGGCGAGACTCCGCTCAGTTGGGCCAGTTGGTACTGCCGTCCGATTCCGATCTTGCGCAAGCTCCTCTATGGCAGGCACCGGATCAGCGCCAGTTATGGAGACGGGATGGAAGCAAATCTCCTGGGCAACCCAATGCCCTAA